The Etheostoma spectabile isolate EspeVRDwgs_2016 chromosome 4, UIUC_Espe_1.0, whole genome shotgun sequence sequence GTGacaaaaatctattaaaaatccaccatttctgttttgttttttttccttctgctttGTGTCTGCCAGTGAACAGTTATTCTTTCATGTTGGAAAcctgtggtttttgtgtgtgagcacATGAGCAAATGTGCAATAAATCTTACCACTTCCCACTGTGTCTGGGCAGGCATGCAGGAGTCACAGTGCACCAGGGACTCAGTTGACTGTGGGAATGTGTTGGGGACGCTGtaactgaaacactggcccaGACAAGCTCTGCAAGGAGGACAGAGTGCATTATTGCATGATTCGACTGCACAACCAGAGCTGTGGATGTCTGGTAGCTTCAGGCCAGacacaaaatcacaaaatggAGTATTCATATCATAAATGTTAGGTGAATCACAATGATTATAAAGGAAAATGAATAACACAAACCATTGTGTAAATCATAGGAAGTAGTGTGcaaaatgtgtacatgtgtcaCTGTGGGGACTGCATCTTTGAGAAGAATATCAATATTTTCAAAGTGAGCGTTACTAGAATAATGAACTGTTAAATTATAAGTGGGGtgctattctattttttttgttgccaaaGCTTGAAATAGCTTAttgctccattgttgtccaaaaactattaaaaacattactgaacctcaTTGTTGCAGCGGATGTTTTGTCATTTGAGCAACAAAACAGTCGCCAATAAATGCACTTACTTACTCCTGTTTGAGTATTGTtgtgttacttttgtttttatttaatctttttttaaaattaacatttacattcatgACCCATATCGAAGGATGTATGTCTTTAGAAGGAACCTATGGGCTTTTGTCTGAATACCACAGACAGGTTAGGAAAGTCAGAGAGTATTGCGACATTGCTGATTTTACTCTTTTCGTGGGATTTATGGACAATAAGAAGCATATTAATATTGCCAGTGTCACCCTTTAATATTAATGCCTGCAATGTTATTTAGAATCTTTGATTTTGAAATGCAGTTTTCCACAATGCAGGCAGCCACTGATTTATATTAATTTCAAGTATGCATTTCAAGTATGCAGTGCTGAAACTTACTAGGCGTAATGAAGTGTAAGTAAGTTGTTATTCCTTCACACTTCAAGTGTAATGAACGGATTAGCTATCTCACACAAACATAATGATCATAACTCTGAGGATGCAACTTCTTGACATTTCTGcattattccttttttcagctgcagagagattgacagacagagaaaaagagagacagagagggccTTCATCCTGACCTGTTTTGAATAGAGCGAGGCTGACATCCCGTGTGCCCGACTATCTGTGTGATGTTCTTGGCTTCGCACCAGGCGCTCTTGTCAGGGAACAGCGCCAGGCGGTTGATGTGTGCAGGCGGTGCAGCTGAATACAGTGCAAACAGTGCCCAACAAATCTGAATCCTCTGCCACATGACTGCACCTAAAGGGGCAGAAAACCACAGCATGTTCCCGCTCTGTTAGCCTTGTTCTATACAAAAACGCACGCTTAAAAGAGTAGCCATACAATCTTTTGATGTTCACTGATGTCTACTGGTCAGATGTTGCCTGGCTTTACAGTTAATGCAAAATGTGGACGTAGCATGTCCCTGCAGATGTGGATTGGCGATTATGCTTGAAACCCTGGGGTTCCTGTGTTTCAAATTGTCTCCAGTTATGTTGCTGTAGCTCATTTCAATGATTAAAAGCGACAACTTCTTGATTATCTGAATCAACAGCTGCAGAAAGAACAACATTATACTGGGTTCATATTGTCCAGAAAGAGACAATTGGGGAAGGAGGCAAATGTCTGCTGCACACCACCTGACTCTAAGACCAAGTCAGTCCAGTACTCTGTTTCGCTCTCTTCTTTAAAAATGCCTCAACCAGTCACGTCATTACCAGCCTATCGTTTTCTCCTGCTGCTTATTAAAAAAGTGTCTAGTGGTCACCCACGTCGACTTCTTTACACATGTTCAGCCCTTCCATATGTCTCTGACACAGAAACCTTGTCTACAGGAATCAATCGAGCTCTCCTTATCTATGGATAAATATAAAAGGGGCGTCTGAGGTGTGCTGTGATGAAGGGGGCGGATTTTGTTTATTAagtataggctatatgtttttttttacaggcttCAAGAGTTCAGGCTACCTAAAACGCAGCACTCTAGAGACTGAGCACCTTATGTTGGCGTTAAAGTGGTAACGCGTTACATTAACGAGTAACTATGCCCACTGTTTGAAATACAGTAGTGGCGAATGTTACGACTAAAAGTCGTTATTTTCCTGGACATATTATATAGTCAACCGGTCGTTCAATCCTAATTTGTATAGCAAG is a genomic window containing:
- the nbl1 gene encoding neuroblastoma suppressor of tumorigenicity 1 isoform X2; the protein is MWQRIQICWALFALYSAAPPAHINRLALFPDKSAWCEAKNITQIVGHTGCQPRSIQNRACLGQCFSYSVPNTFPQSTESLVHCDSCMPAQTQWEVVTLECPGSEDSPRVDKLVERIFHCSCQSCSKEGGQEGAVMQLYPADKVLDAPSLSDTLSGAQSHPLPPSDTHSNKHAHPHTDHHTLPHTSDGG